The nucleotide window ATGTTATTCAAAATTTGATTTGGAGGGGAATCTATGTCTAATACAGCAGTAAAAAACAAAAAACCATTTGGATTTTATGTATGCAGTTTAGCATTTACATTTGAGAGAATGGCGTATTATTCAGCTAAATTCTTGATATTTGCTTTTGTTGCTGCAACAATTATTGAGGGTGGACTTGGCCTTACAAAAATAGAAGCAGCAGCGCTTCAGGCAAACCTTGTTGCATTTACTTATTTGGCACCTATAGTTGGTGGATATATTTCAGATAACTATATAGGAGCTAGATATTGCGTTCCAGTCGGACTTATACTTATGGCAGGTGGCTATTTCTTTGGAAGTACAGCTACAAGCGCGGCGGGAATCAATATAATGATAGTATTAGTATCAATTGGTACAGGTTTATTTAAGGGGAATGTATCTGCGATAAGTGGTTATCTCTTTGATAATGAAAAACAGCTGGATTCAGCGTTCTCACTTCAGTACTCATTTGTAAATGTAGGATCGTTTATAGGGACTACGGTAGTGGGGTATTTAGTTACTAGTACATTTGTACATGGCTCAGTTCAAGGTTTTAGACCAGCATTTCAGCTTTGTGCAGCATTTTGTGTGGTAGATGCTATTTGGTTTTTATTAGGAATGAAACATCTAGGAGATATCGGTAAAAGACCATTTAAAGCCGGTAAGCACGTAGAGGGAGAAGTGTCAACAATTGAAAATAAACCTCTTAATACATCAGAGAAAAAGAGAATATTTGCAATTATATTGATTTCATTATTCTCAGTAGTGTTCTGGGTATTTTGGTATTTGACTTATCTTGCAGTCTATGACTATGCAGAGAGTTTTATACAGCTTCAATATGGAAACTTTGAAGTACCTCTTTTATGGTTTGACTCTCTAAATGCATTTGTTTGTATTGCTATGGGTCCAATCTTAGGAGCTCTTTGGTTTAAACTTTCAAAGAGACCACAAGGAGATTTGAGTTTGTTCAAAAAGTTAGCTCTTGGGCTTAGCTTCTTGGCATTTGCATTTTTAACATTAGTTGGTGCTGAAATTTCAAGAGGAGTAGGTGCAGATCCTAGTTCAAAAGCTAGTATAATTTGGATAATTGCATTTGGAATACTATTGACTATTGGAGAAATGCTATTCTCTCCACTTGGAAACTCATTTGTTACAAAATACGCTCCTGCTAAAATGTTTGCACTTTTGATGGGTGTTTGGACATTTGCATCGTTCTTAGCTGGTAGATCATATGCTTGGATTTATGCTATTACGTCAAAAATGCCAATAATGAAAGCGTATACTGTTATTCCGGCGATATTATTTGTTTGCGCGGTATTGTTATTTGTATTCGATAAGAAATTGATGAAATTACTTGAAGAAGATGACAAAAAGAAAGTGAAACAAACAGCATAAAGATAGAAAAGAAACTAGCTGTCACATGATTTTTTCATGTGACAGCTAGTTTTTAAATATCGTATATGATAGAAAGATTGTGCTCTGATGCGAGAGTACTGACTATACTAAATATCAAAACTGCTGCTAAGCTAGCAGTTGAATTATCTAAGTCAAATCTTGGAGAAACTTCAGCTATGTCGAAACTTATGAGTTTTCCTGATTTAACTATGTGTTTGATTAGCTTTATAGCTCTTTCAGGATCAATGCCAAGTGGCTGAGGGGCACTTACTCCAGGTGCATTTGCAGAAGAAAAAACATCAGCACAAATAGTCATATATATATCAGTATTTTGTTTTATAAAATCATCTATTTTTTCTGTAATACCCCATAAATCAGCATTTTGTATATCTTTTGCGAGAAGATATTGAGCACCTAATTTGTGAGCAGTTTTGAATAAATCAACGGTATTTCCACTGCGCTGAATTCCGAGGCAAAGATAATTGTATGGAAGTTGATTTGCAATACAATAGTCAGCAATCTGTCTGAACATAGTTCCAGAAGTTCCGCCATTATTGTAAGGTCTGATGTCAAAATGAGCATCAAAATTTATTATGCCCAATTTACTTTTATCATTATCATTTAGTAAATATTGTTTTAGACCATGATAGTGTCCTAATGCAACAGCATGGCCACCTCCCAAGATTATTGGAAATAAGCCTAAGTTTAAAATACGATTGACCATGTGTGATAAATCTTTTTGCGCCCGTTCTAAATCTTTTCCAAAAGGTATTATATTTCCAGCATCGTATATCTTTAAACTTTTATCAAAAGCACAGGGTCTATTCATAAGTTCTTTTCTTATACTATTCGGTCCATTTGCAGTACCTATTCGTCCCTTATTTCGTTCAACGCCTATATCACTACAAAAACCAATTATGGCGATTCCAAGTTTATGATTAAAGTTTTCTTTTTTTATATTATTCAGATCAATACATTGTACCCATTGATGCCAGCGGAAGGCATCGTAATTATCTTTGCTATCAATTCTGCCCTTCCAAAAAGATTGGGAGATAGTTTCGTATCCTACAGGAAGATTTTCGTTTCTATTCATGATTTAGAGACCTCTTTTCTAAAAAAATTTAAAAATGGTAAACTTAGTCGAAAATATAATAACATGATTTGAAAGATGTGGCTAGCGAAAATTATAGTTTTACATGTAAAAGAATCAAAAGATTGAAAAAAATGTAAAACAGGAGTATTATGAACTTAGGTACTATAAAAAATGTCAATACTAAAATGGGTAGTATTGGTTAAGCTTGGCTTTAGTTTTGGAAAAGATATTTTAGGTATAGTATAAAATGTATTTAAAGAACGGAGGAAGCAGTATGTTTAAGACAGTAAAGGTGGAAGATGCCATAGGGATGGCAATTGCACATGATTTGACGAAGATAGTTCCAAATGAGTATAAGGGGCCTGCATTTAAAAAAGGCCACATAATAAGTAGCGATGATGTACAAAAATTAAAGGATATGGGGAAGTATCATATTTATGTATTAGAAATTGAAGAGGGAGTAATACATGAAAATGAAGCAGCAGATAGAATTGCAGCTTGTGCTGTCGGAAATGGATTGATTTGCAGTAAACCTTCTGAAGGGAAAATTACAATAAAATCAAGTATAGATGGAGTTCTTAAAATAAATAGTGAAGCACTTTTTGAAGTTAATAGCGTGGATCAAGTAATGTTTTCTACTATTCATGGAAATAGTGTGTTAGAAAAAGATAAAAAGGTTGCAGGAACACGAGTAATCCCTCTTGTAATAGATGAAAAACAAATTGAGAAGGTTCAAAATATATGTCGTGAAAAAGGTCCATTAATATGGGCAAGACCGTTTTTAAATAAAAAAGCTGGAATCGTGGTTACTGGAAGTGAAGTATTTGATGGAAGGATAAAAGATAAATTTGGTCCAGTAATGGAAGAAAAATTTAGAAAATTAGGTATAGAAGTTTTAGCTACTGAATATTCAAGAGATGATGCAGAAATGACTGCTGGAAAGATTGAAAATTTAATAAAACAAGGTGCTGAAATAATAATATGTGCAGGTGGAATGTCTGTTGATCCAGATGATTTGACACCAGCAGCTATAAAAGCAGTAAGTGATGAAGTGGTTACTTACGGAGCACCTGTACTTCCAGGGGCGATGTTTATGCTTGCTTATAAAGGGGACGTTGCTATAATGGGTGTACCAGCCTGTGCAATGTTTCACAGGGCAACAGCTTTAGAACTAGTCTTACCACGTATAATTACTGGAGAGCGTATGAGTAAGGGGGATATAGTTCGCATGGGAGAAGGTGGATTTTGTTTAGGATGTGATGTTTGTACGTATCCAGTATGTCCATTTGGAAAGTAATATTATAGTTTTGGAGGATGAAAATGCTTAAATTAAGAAAAATACAGTCTATGATAGTAGCTATGGTGGTATCTGGTGCTGTTCTGACGGGTTGTACAGGGCAGACAGAAGAGGCTGAACTCAGTCAGCTCAATATATTTGCCGCCGCAAGCTTGACCAATGCTTTAGAAGAAATTGAAAAGAATTTTGAAAATAATAATAGTGAGATTGACTTGATATTGAACTTTGGTTCATCTGGTTCGCTTCAAAAGCAAATACAACAAGGAGCACCAGTTGATGTTTTCTTCTCAGCTAGTAAGAAAAAGCTTGAAAGTGTAATTGAAACAGGAGAAATAGAAGCTGATGATGTAGTGGAACTTTTGAAGAACAATTTAGTAGTTATTACACCTTTTACATTGGATTATCTTCCTACTAAACTAGAGGATTTAAGTAGCAAATATATAAGAAAAGTATCGATAGCGGCTCCGGAATCTGCACCAGCAGGAAGATATGCAAAAGAAAGTCTTGAAAAAAGTGGGCTTTTTGAAACGCTGAAGGATAAGATGGTTTATGGGAAGGATGTAAGACAGACATTAAATTATGTTGAAACTGGAGAAGTTGAAGCTGGTATAGTTTACTCAAGCGATGCAGTAGTATTAGATGGAGGAAGTATAGCGTTTGAAATTCCAGAAGAGATGCATTCTGAAATAGTATATCCAGTTGCAACATTAAAGGATTCACCTAATAAAGAGCTAGCTCAGAAATTTTTAGATTATTTGCAAGAAAAGGAATCAGAAGAGATATTTGTTAAGTATGGTTTTAAAGTAAAGGAAGATTAGATTTATGTGGGAGCCTATAATTATTTCTATAAAGACCGCATTTGTAGCAACTATTATAGTACTAATAATAGGTGTGATTTGTGCCTTGATTTCAGTTAATAAAGAATTCAAAGGGAAGGTTGCTTTTGAAACAATTATGACGATGCCATTGGTTATTCCGCCATCGATTACAGGTTATGTATTACTTGTATTATTAGGCAAAAATGGTCCAATTGGAAAAGCAATATTTGAATTAACTGGTCATAGAATAATATTTACGTGGGGCGCTGCGGTTATAGCCGCTGTAGTTGTTTCACTTCCACTAATGTATCAGAGCATAAGGGCATCCTTTTTATCTGTAGAAAAAGCATATTTTGAAGCTGCTAAGTTAGTTGGGGCTAATAACAGACAATGTTTTTTTCACGTTATGTTGCCATTGTCATTTAGAGGCATTTTGGCGGGAACAGTCCTATCGTTTTGTCGTGCTATGGGTGAATTTGGAGCAACACTTATGGTTGCTGGAAATATTCCGGGGAAAACTCAAACTATACCTATTGGAGTTTATTTTGCTGTTGAAGCAGGAGATTGGAATAAAGCAAATTTATTATTAGCTGTAGTTGTAATATTTAGTTTTGGAGCAATATATACTATTGATTATTTTAATAAAAAAGTAAAATAAAAATGAAAGGGAAAACTACTTTGGAAGTTAGTAAGTAGCTAGACAAGAAAATGTTAGATTTGCTAATTAAAAATGGAAAAATAATAGATGGAACAGGAAGTAAAGCTTATAAAGCTGATATTGCTATAAAAATGGGCAGAATTTTAGATATTGGAGAGAAAATTGAATACAAAGCAAAAACAACAATAGACGCGTCCGGTTTGATTGTATCACCGGGTTTTATTGATGTTCATAGCCATAATGATTTGGTTCCATTTATGGAAAAAGATATAAAAGATTTGAAGATTGGTCAAGGAGTTACCACTGAACTTGTTGGACAGTGCGGATTAGGTGTAGTACCATGTGTAGAACCTAACGATATTACTTGGAAAAATTATATAAGTGGTGTAGTTGGCAAAACAAAATTTCCTTTTGCATTTGATACATTGGATAATTATTTCAAAAAAATAGAATCAGTTGGTTTGAGAAATAATGTTAGTGCATTAATATCACATGGTGCTATTCGATGCAAAGTGATGGGATTTTCTGATAGAGAGGCAACTCCATATGAGGTACAACTCATGAGCAAATTTGTTGAAATAGCTATGAAAGAGGGAGCATTTGGAATGTCACTGGGGCTTCAATACATGCCAGGAATAGTTAGTGGTAAGGATGAATTAGTTGAATTGTCAAAAATAGTTGCAAAATATGATGGTGTTGTCATGGTCCATCTTAGAAACCATAATAATACAATATTAGAGGCTCTTGATGAAATGATTGATGTAGCAAAGGGTTCAGGTGTCAGTTTACACATATCACATATGAGATCGTACAATTCAAGAGAATTGGGATGTATAGCAGAAGATTTAATAGAAAAAGTTGAAAATGCACATAAAAATGGAGTGAAAATTAGTTTTGATGAACACTTGTATCTATCTGGTAGTACTTTAATGAGTCAATTGTTACCGCCTTGGGCGACCGCTGGTGGTAGTTCTGATATGCGATTTAGATTTGAGGATGAGAGAAATAGAGAGAGATTGAAATTAGAACTTGAGGATAAAAATACAAGTTACAGTGGCTGGGATAACTATTCATATATAACAGGTTGGGATGGAGTCCTCATTACTGCTGTTAAACTTGAAAAAAATAAGAAATACCAAGGTAGAACGGTTGGCGAAGTCGCTCGTGAATTAAATATTTCGCCGATAGACTTTGTAATTGAGTTGTTAATTGAAGAAGATATGGGTGTCGCTATAGTAACACTAGACGTATTTTCAGAAGAAGATACGATAAAATTGATAAAACATCCACTCCAAATGGTAGGTTCAGATAGTATACCAGCAGGGACACCACATCCAAGGTTATACGGAAATTTTCCTATGTATATAGGTAAGTTTGTGAGGGAGAAGAAAGCCATATCAATTGAAGAGGCAATATATAAGGCAACCTATTATCCGGCTAAGACATTTGGATTTGAAAATATTGGACGAATAGCACCAAACTATAATGCTGATATAGTTATATTTGATTATGATAAAATCAAAGGATATGAAGATTACTTCAATCCTAGAAAAGTACCTGAAGGAATAGAGCATGTTATAATTAATGGTAAAATAGCTATTATAGATGGTATTATGTGTGAAAATTTTGATGGAAGGGTATACAAGAAATAATCAATGTAAGAAAGGGTGGCGTGATGGAATACAATGCTTATGGTCTGAATGTGAAAAGTGATTTTGATGTAAAGAGAGCTAGAGAGTGGGATTGTGATGAAGATTTGTTAGTTATATTGGATGACAGATGTGTCAACTTGAAAATTGAAGGAGTTGAGATGCAGATTTTATCTAGAATACAATTGCCAAAAGTTCGAGAAATTATGATCAGGCATTGTAAGAGTGATTTATCAAATATAGCTACAATTCATTTCTTAGGAGACGATGGTTTAGATTCTACTATGATGAATTTTGAAATTGATTATAGTGATAAATGTATAGAAATTATAGATAAAGAATTTTTTGTAGAAATGAATATAAAGTAGAAGTGATTATACGTTGAACCTATGCTTAAAGCTGATATATTGGTTCAACGTATTTTATTATTTGGATGAAGTTTAATTGTCTATTGTCGAACAAATGCTTTTAATTTTTTCAATACTAAGCAGTTTAAAAGCATTTCTATCATAATCTATGAGATTATCATCTTTCATTTTCATAAGTTCTCTAGAAAGAGAGGGACGAGAAACATTTAAAAATTCAGCTAATTCAGATCGATTAAGAGGTATTATGAAT belongs to Tissierellales bacterium and includes:
- a CDS encoding peptide MFS transporter; its protein translation is MSNTAVKNKKPFGFYVCSLAFTFERMAYYSAKFLIFAFVAATIIEGGLGLTKIEAAALQANLVAFTYLAPIVGGYISDNYIGARYCVPVGLILMAGGYFFGSTATSAAGINIMIVLVSIGTGLFKGNVSAISGYLFDNEKQLDSAFSLQYSFVNVGSFIGTTVVGYLVTSTFVHGSVQGFRPAFQLCAAFCVVDAIWFLLGMKHLGDIGKRPFKAGKHVEGEVSTIENKPLNTSEKKRIFAIILISLFSVVFWVFWYLTYLAVYDYAESFIQLQYGNFEVPLLWFDSLNAFVCIAMGPILGALWFKLSKRPQGDLSLFKKLALGLSFLAFAFLTLVGAEISRGVGADPSSKASIIWIIAFGILLTIGEMLFSPLGNSFVTKYAPAKMFALLMGVWTFASFLAGRSYAWIYAITSKMPIMKAYTVIPAILFVCAVLLFVFDKKLMKLLEEDDKKKVKQTA
- the hutG gene encoding formimidoylglutamase, which codes for MNRNENLPVGYETISQSFWKGRIDSKDNYDAFRWHQWVQCIDLNNIKKENFNHKLGIAIIGFCSDIGVERNKGRIGTANGPNSIRKELMNRPCAFDKSLKIYDAGNIIPFGKDLERAQKDLSHMVNRILNLGLFPIILGGGHAVALGHYHGLKQYLLNDNDKSKLGIINFDAHFDIRPYNNGGTSGTMFRQIADYCIANQLPYNYLCLGIQRSGNTVDLFKTAHKLGAQYLLAKDIQNADLWGITEKIDDFIKQNTDIYMTICADVFSSANAPGVSAPQPLGIDPERAIKLIKHIVKSGKLISFDIAEVSPRFDLDNSTASLAAVLIFSIVSTLASEHNLSIIYDI
- a CDS encoding molybdopterin-binding protein, translating into MFKTVKVEDAIGMAIAHDLTKIVPNEYKGPAFKKGHIISSDDVQKLKDMGKYHIYVLEIEEGVIHENEAADRIAACAVGNGLICSKPSEGKITIKSSIDGVLKINSEALFEVNSVDQVMFSTIHGNSVLEKDKKVAGTRVIPLVIDEKQIEKVQNICREKGPLIWARPFLNKKAGIVVTGSEVFDGRIKDKFGPVMEEKFRKLGIEVLATEYSRDDAEMTAGKIENLIKQGAEIIICAGGMSVDPDDLTPAAIKAVSDEVVTYGAPVLPGAMFMLAYKGDVAIMGVPACAMFHRATALELVLPRIITGERMSKGDIVRMGEGGFCLGCDVCTYPVCPFGK
- the modA gene encoding molybdate ABC transporter substrate-binding protein; translation: MLKLRKIQSMIVAMVVSGAVLTGCTGQTEEAELSQLNIFAAASLTNALEEIEKNFENNNSEIDLILNFGSSGSLQKQIQQGAPVDVFFSASKKKLESVIETGEIEADDVVELLKNNLVVITPFTLDYLPTKLEDLSSKYIRKVSIAAPESAPAGRYAKESLEKSGLFETLKDKMVYGKDVRQTLNYVETGEVEAGIVYSSDAVVLDGGSIAFEIPEEMHSEIVYPVATLKDSPNKELAQKFLDYLQEKESEEIFVKYGFKVKED
- the modB gene encoding molybdate ABC transporter permease subunit yields the protein MWEPIIISIKTAFVATIIVLIIGVICALISVNKEFKGKVAFETIMTMPLVIPPSITGYVLLVLLGKNGPIGKAIFELTGHRIIFTWGAAVIAAVVVSLPLMYQSIRASFLSVEKAYFEAAKLVGANNRQCFFHVMLPLSFRGILAGTVLSFCRAMGEFGATLMVAGNIPGKTQTIPIGVYFAVEAGDWNKANLLLAVVVIFSFGAIYTIDYFNKKVK
- a CDS encoding D-aminoacylase yields the protein MLDLLIKNGKIIDGTGSKAYKADIAIKMGRILDIGEKIEYKAKTTIDASGLIVSPGFIDVHSHNDLVPFMEKDIKDLKIGQGVTTELVGQCGLGVVPCVEPNDITWKNYISGVVGKTKFPFAFDTLDNYFKKIESVGLRNNVSALISHGAIRCKVMGFSDREATPYEVQLMSKFVEIAMKEGAFGMSLGLQYMPGIVSGKDELVELSKIVAKYDGVVMVHLRNHNNTILEALDEMIDVAKGSGVSLHISHMRSYNSRELGCIAEDLIEKVENAHKNGVKISFDEHLYLSGSTLMSQLLPPWATAGGSSDMRFRFEDERNRERLKLELEDKNTSYSGWDNYSYITGWDGVLITAVKLEKNKKYQGRTVGEVARELNISPIDFVIELLIEEDMGVAIVTLDVFSEEDTIKLIKHPLQMVGSDSIPAGTPHPRLYGNFPMYIGKFVREKKAISIEEAIYKATYYPAKTFGFENIGRIAPNYNADIVIFDYDKIKGYEDYFNPRKVPEGIEHVIINGKIAIIDGIMCENFDGRVYKK